One Deinococcus sp. LM3 DNA segment encodes these proteins:
- a CDS encoding sensor domain-containing diguanylate cyclase, producing the protein MPTLPDAASPAPDSPAAGLERLSALHSLGILDTPPEPQFDRIMALVSRYFRVPFGSVTFVDDHRQWFKASVGFTHRADPRGQSICALTVDAGCPLVIPDLRADPRTAPLDAVQGGHQLRFYAGIPLRADGHAVGTLCVLDTCPRDFSAEDLEVLAQFAELAQSELRLRLALRDLEALALTDPLTELPNRRAFQRELASACGAARSGQTRVVGLLDLDRFKPINDTLGHAVGDAVLRFVAQRLLALLRPGEILARYGGDEFTLLLTGPDADARAREIALELPHRLHMPSGLRVGVSLGLVSVSGPADPKALLELADQTMYRAKAAGTIAAHSRFPDDLNPARP; encoded by the coding sequence ATGCCCACCCTGCCTGATGCCGCGTCACCCGCGCCGGACTCGCCCGCTGCCGGGCTGGAGCGCCTGAGCGCCCTGCATTCCCTGGGCATTCTCGACACGCCCCCCGAACCGCAGTTCGACCGGATCATGGCGCTCGTCTCGCGGTACTTCCGGGTGCCGTTCGGGTCTGTGACCTTCGTGGACGACCACCGGCAGTGGTTCAAGGCCAGCGTGGGCTTCACGCACCGCGCCGACCCGCGCGGGCAGTCCATCTGCGCGCTGACCGTGGACGCCGGATGTCCACTGGTCATCCCGGATCTGCGCGCCGACCCGCGCACGGCCCCTCTGGACGCCGTGCAGGGCGGCCACCAGCTCCGCTTCTACGCGGGTATTCCGTTGCGCGCCGATGGGCACGCCGTGGGCACCCTGTGCGTCCTGGACACCTGTCCGCGTGACTTCAGCGCCGAGGATCTCGAGGTCCTCGCGCAGTTCGCGGAACTCGCGCAGTCCGAACTGCGGCTGCGGCTGGCGTTGCGGGACCTCGAGGCACTCGCGCTGACCGACCCGCTGACCGAACTGCCCAACCGCCGCGCGTTCCAGCGGGAACTGGCCTCGGCGTGCGGCGCTGCCCGGTCTGGGCAGACGCGGGTGGTTGGCCTGCTGGACCTCGACCGCTTCAAGCCCATCAACGACACGCTGGGTCACGCGGTCGGCGACGCCGTGCTGCGCTTCGTCGCGCAGCGGCTCCTGGCCCTGCTGCGTCCCGGTGAGATTCTCGCCCGTTACGGCGGGGACGAGTTTACGCTGCTGCTGACTGGCCCGGACGCCGACGCCCGCGCCCGCGAGATCGCCCTGGAACTCCCGCACCGGCTGCACATGCCCTCGGGCCTGCGGGTCGGCGTGAGCCTCGGCCTGGTCAGCGTCTCCGGGCCTGCCGACCCGAAGGCGCTACTGGAACTGGCCGACCAGACCATGTACCGCGCCAAGGCCGCCGGGACGATCGCCGCGCACAGCCGCTTCCCGGACGACCTGAACCCGGCCCGCCCGTGA
- the pucL gene encoding factor-independent urate hydroxylase: protein MTPRLTLEELNTLSDGAFTAYFAGVLEHSPQYAAQVAAGRPYRDAGALAQAFAQAAQGGSEAEQLALIRAHPDLAGKAALAGDLTPESAREQASAGLDRLSAAEYEEFHRLNAAYHDRFGLPFVVCVREHDKASIFAAARERLSHTPEQERRAALHEIGRIARLRVLDLTEASSPTGATMTVPDPSVSAPGAPAATPVRVRLGDNNYGKADVRLFKVFRDSPRHEIRDVWVRVGMRGEFDAAHEVGDNTDLVATDTVRNTIYALARDHLTGSVEEFGKDLVRHFVQAGPRVGGAYATFTQHLWDRLPVPGQDGGHDHAFARQMPKRTARVEGDGQTFTVESGIDELFILKTTQSGWAGFHRDRFTTLPETTDRILATTVTARWTYREDAPDYDAVWARVYGTLLEVFPDHYSHSMQHTLYRLGEAVLTRCPEIERIHFSFPNRHHIPYDLGRFGLENPGVIFHADAEPYGVIEGWVERE, encoded by the coding sequence GTGACGCCGCGCCTGACGCTGGAGGAGCTGAATACCCTGAGCGACGGGGCGTTCACGGCGTACTTCGCGGGCGTGCTGGAGCACTCGCCGCAGTACGCCGCGCAGGTCGCGGCCGGCCGGCCCTACCGGGACGCCGGGGCGCTGGCGCAGGCCTTCGCGCAGGCCGCGCAGGGCGGCAGCGAGGCCGAGCAGCTCGCGCTGATCCGCGCGCACCCGGACCTGGCCGGGAAGGCCGCGCTGGCCGGCGACCTGACGCCCGAGAGTGCGCGCGAGCAGGCCAGCGCGGGTCTGGACCGCCTGAGCGCCGCCGAGTACGAGGAGTTTCACCGGCTGAACGCCGCGTACCACGACCGGTTCGGCCTGCCGTTCGTGGTGTGCGTGCGCGAGCATGACAAGGCCAGCATCTTCGCGGCGGCCCGCGAGCGCCTGTCGCACACGCCCGAGCAGGAGCGCCGGGCGGCGCTGCACGAGATCGGCCGCATCGCGCGCCTGCGGGTGCTGGACCTGACCGAAGCCTCTTCCCCTACCGGAGCCACCATGACCGTACCCGACCCGTCCGTCTCCGCCCCTGGCGCCCCCGCCGCGACGCCCGTCCGTGTGCGACTGGGCGACAACAATTACGGCAAGGCCGACGTGCGGCTGTTCAAGGTGTTCCGCGACTCGCCCCGTCACGAGATCCGGGACGTGTGGGTGCGCGTGGGCATGCGCGGTGAGTTCGACGCAGCGCACGAGGTCGGGGACAACACGGACCTCGTGGCGACTGACACGGTCCGCAACACCATCTACGCGCTGGCCCGCGATCACCTGACCGGCAGCGTGGAAGAGTTCGGCAAGGACCTCGTGCGGCATTTCGTGCAGGCCGGGCCGCGCGTGGGCGGGGCGTACGCGACGTTCACGCAGCACCTGTGGGACCGCCTGCCGGTGCCCGGTCAGGACGGCGGGCACGATCACGCCTTCGCGCGGCAGATGCCCAAACGCACCGCCCGCGTGGAGGGGGACGGGCAGACCTTCACGGTCGAGAGCGGCATCGACGAGCTGTTCATCCTGAAGACCACGCAGAGCGGCTGGGCCGGCTTTCACCGTGACCGGTTCACGACGCTGCCCGAAACGACCGACCGGATCCTGGCGACGACCGTCACGGCCCGCTGGACGTACCGCGAGGACGCACCCGACTACGACGCCGTGTGGGCGCGGGTGTACGGCACGCTGCTGGAGGTCTTCCCGGATCACTACTCGCATTCCATGCAGCACACGCTGTACCGGCTGGGCGAGGCGGTCCTGACCCGCTGCCCGGAGATCGAGCGGATTCACTTCTCGTTCCCGAACCGGCATCACATTCCGTACGACCTGGGCCGCTTCGGGCTGGAGAATCCGGGCGTGATCTTCCACGCGGACGCCGAGCCGTACGGCGTGATCGAGGGCTGGGTGGAGCGGGAATGA
- the uraH gene encoding hydroxyisourate hydrolase, producing the protein MSTHGAGLSTHVLDTARGRPAAGIRVELRAVQGQTRTLLAGAVTNADGRTDAPLIARGELRPGTFELTFHVAAYFADMAGVEGAAPFLDEITLRFTVADAAAHYHVPLLVSPWSYSTYRGS; encoded by the coding sequence ATGAGCACCCACGGAGCGGGCCTGAGTACACACGTGCTGGACACGGCGCGTGGCCGCCCGGCCGCCGGGATCCGCGTCGAGCTACGCGCCGTGCAGGGGCAGACGCGCACGCTGCTGGCCGGGGCGGTCACGAACGCGGACGGCCGGACCGACGCGCCGCTGATCGCGCGCGGCGAGTTGCGGCCCGGCACCTTCGAGCTGACCTTTCACGTCGCGGCGTACTTCGCGGACATGGCCGGCGTGGAGGGAGCGGCGCCGTTCCTGGACGAGATCACGCTGCGGTTCACGGTGGCGGACGCCGCCGCGCACTACCACGTGCCGCTGCTGGTGAGTCCGTGGTCGTACAGCACTTACCGGGGCAGCTGA
- a CDS encoding heavy metal translocating P-type ATPase produces the protein MTTRPLPELPAAPVLTYRVEGMDCAHCVQKVERLVGTLPGTAAVSTSFTRQTLRLELDEALTPRQTLERHLRALGYVPALQSGPGAAKPPATPLDTPPHEPQAGTARHAAGATAWYRSAQGRLVLLSGTLLAAAWLLSLAAPQAAELGFVAVTLLAGAPLARRAVISARLGEVFSINLLVTLAALGALLIGEAAEGAAVVFLFAVGELLEGVAAGRARSGVQALAALTPSTAQLLTPQGVQEVPAASLRPGQRVLVTPGTRVPADGVIEEGVSGLDDSAVTGESVPVRRAAGDEVFGGSVSTDGTLTVRVTREANDTTLARILHLIEQAEESRAPTARFIDRFSRVYTPGVVLVSALVAFGPPLLGEPLSPWLYKGLSLLLIGCPCALVLSVPAAVTSGLSAGARRGLLIKGGAALETLARVRTVAFDKTGTLTAGHPRLSECLPAGPDCGPTNPDGGHADPDRVTLGLAAAVAGASSHPLSRAVTDAARARGLSVPAVTDAHARPGEGASATLNGRALHLSSAPSAAGRLGGAMTAELGKLEALEARGLSVSVLHDDHAPLALLAFQDDLRPDAAPALADLRRLGVGAVMLTGDHERAAQAAARDLPTIDVHASLRPGEKLRHLEALPGPVVMVGDGINDAPALARADVGIAMGGGTDVALDTADAALLGSSLRGVPDMVQLARATMRNIHWNIALALGLKGLFLITTLTGATTLWMAVLADTGATALVTANALRLLRWTPERP, from the coding sequence ATGACCACCCGGCCCCTCCCCGAACTTCCCGCGGCGCCGGTCCTGACCTACCGCGTCGAGGGCATGGACTGCGCCCACTGCGTGCAGAAGGTCGAGCGGCTGGTGGGCACCCTGCCCGGCACGGCCGCCGTCAGCACCAGCTTCACGCGGCAGACGCTGCGCCTGGAACTGGACGAGGCCCTCACGCCCCGCCAGACCCTCGAACGGCACCTGCGCGCCCTGGGGTACGTCCCGGCGCTGCAATCCGGGCCGGGCGCAGCGAAGCCGCCGGCGACCCCGCTGGACACGCCGCCCCACGAACCACAGGCGGGTACGGCCCGGCACGCAGCCGGCGCGACCGCTTGGTACCGCAGCGCGCAGGGCCGGCTCGTGCTGCTGTCCGGCACGCTGCTGGCCGCCGCGTGGCTGCTGTCGCTCGCCGCGCCGCAGGCCGCCGAGCTGGGCTTCGTGGCCGTCACGCTGCTGGCCGGCGCGCCCCTGGCCCGCCGGGCGGTGATCAGCGCCCGCCTGGGTGAGGTGTTCTCCATCAACCTGCTGGTCACGCTGGCCGCGCTGGGCGCCCTGCTGATCGGTGAGGCCGCCGAGGGAGCGGCCGTGGTGTTCCTGTTCGCGGTCGGGGAGCTGCTTGAGGGCGTCGCGGCCGGCCGCGCCCGCTCGGGCGTGCAGGCGCTCGCGGCCCTCACGCCGTCCACCGCGCAGCTGCTGACCCCGCAGGGTGTGCAGGAGGTGCCGGCGGCGTCGCTGCGGCCCGGGCAGCGGGTGCTGGTCACGCCCGGCACGCGCGTCCCGGCGGACGGCGTGATCGAGGAGGGTGTCTCGGGCCTGGACGACAGCGCCGTGACCGGCGAGAGCGTCCCGGTGCGCCGCGCGGCCGGTGACGAGGTGTTCGGCGGCAGCGTCAGCACCGACGGCACCCTGACGGTCCGCGTGACCCGCGAGGCGAACGACACGACCCTGGCGCGCATCCTGCACCTGATCGAGCAGGCCGAGGAGAGCCGCGCGCCCACCGCGCGCTTCATCGACCGTTTCAGCCGGGTGTACACGCCGGGCGTGGTGCTCGTGTCGGCGCTCGTGGCGTTCGGGCCTCCGCTGCTGGGCGAGCCGCTCTCGCCGTGGCTGTACAAGGGCCTGAGCCTGCTGCTGATCGGCTGCCCCTGCGCGCTGGTCCTGAGCGTCCCGGCGGCCGTCACCAGCGGCCTGAGCGCCGGCGCGCGCCGCGGCCTGCTCATCAAGGGCGGCGCGGCCCTGGAGACGCTGGCCCGCGTCCGGACCGTCGCGTTCGACAAGACCGGCACCCTGACCGCCGGGCACCCCCGCCTGAGCGAGTGCCTGCCGGCCGGGCCGGACTGCGGCCCCACCAACCCGGATGGCGGCCACGCCGACCCGGACCGCGTGACGCTGGGGCTGGCGGCCGCCGTGGCCGGCGCGAGCAGCCACCCGCTCTCCCGCGCCGTGACCGACGCGGCGCGCGCGCGCGGCCTGAGCGTCCCGGCCGTCACGGACGCCCACGCGCGGCCCGGCGAGGGCGCCAGCGCCACCCTGAACGGCCGCGCGCTGCACCTGAGTTCCGCTCCCAGCGCCGCCGGGCGGCTGGGCGGCGCCATGACCGCCGAACTCGGGAAGCTGGAGGCGCTGGAGGCGCGTGGCCTGTCGGTCAGCGTGCTGCACGACGATCACGCCCCGCTGGCGCTGCTGGCCTTCCAGGACGACCTGCGCCCGGACGCCGCGCCGGCCCTGGCGGACCTGCGCCGCCTGGGCGTGGGCGCCGTGATGCTCACCGGGGATCACGAACGCGCCGCGCAGGCGGCCGCCCGTGACCTGCCCACCATCGACGTGCACGCCTCGCTGCGGCCCGGGGAGAAACTCCGGCACCTGGAGGCGCTGCCCGGCCCGGTCGTGATGGTCGGGGACGGCATCAACGACGCGCCCGCCCTGGCCCGCGCGGACGTGGGAATCGCCATGGGCGGCGGCACCGACGTCGCGCTCGACACGGCCGACGCCGCGCTGCTGGGGTCGTCGCTGCGGGGCGTGCCGGACATGGTGCAGCTGGCGCGGGCCACCATGCGCAACATCCACTGGAACATCGCGCTGGCGCTGGGCCTCAAGGGGCTGTTCCTGATCACCACCCTGACCGGCGCGACCACCCTGTGGATGGCCGTCCTGGCCGATACCGGCGCGACCGCGCTGGTCACCGCGAACGCCCTGCGTCTGCTGCGCTGGACCCCGGAGCGCCCGTGA
- a CDS encoding metalloregulator ArsR/SmtB family transcription factor translates to MAAQPTPEQVERAAALLKVVADPTRLRLLSALNAAGPGGELCVCDLAAVIGLSESAVSHQLRLLRQVRAVQARRAGRVVYYRLLDAHLTVLIGSALEHASESG, encoded by the coding sequence CTGGCGGCCCAGCCGACCCCGGAGCAGGTCGAGCGGGCGGCCGCGCTGCTCAAGGTCGTGGCGGATCCCACCCGGCTGCGGCTGCTGAGCGCCCTGAACGCTGCCGGTCCCGGCGGGGAGCTGTGCGTGTGCGACCTGGCAGCCGTGATCGGCCTGAGCGAGAGCGCCGTCAGTCATCAGCTGCGGCTGCTGCGGCAGGTGCGGGCCGTCCAGGCGCGCCGCGCGGGCCGCGTGGTGTACTACCGCCTGCTCGACGCGCACCTGACCGTCCTGATCGGCAGCGCCCTGGAGCACGCCTCCGAATCCGGGTGA
- a CDS encoding GAF domain-containing protein, with product MTRLDPLPLPPALVSLLLASEDVMFVLNGDGEFEYLNGAAAALLHLEAHEALGRPLERDFPHLLSEQWYTESRHVRATGRAGAYDAFSPAVGGWVRVSLTPHVGSLAVHLRDVSSMKRKAALQQITADLVRASSVPAVLTAALTGAVPVTAATGGVALRLTPGGDALTCATPPCADSPVRLPAGQVPDPLPLGQDHPACEAVRAGQAIFAPDGPHGRVAALPLNVDGRPWGALLLTFGAARPFPPAERQFLLTLTQQCTQALTQLEARRHLEEQAENLTTLNRVGQTLAAELDLRKLVQGVTDAGVTLTGAQFGAFFYNLTDRDPDGYRLHVLSGAPHEAFAEFPMPRMTGVFGPTFAGRGVVRAGDITRDGRYGQLGGMPPGHLPVRSYLAVPVTSRSGEVLGALLFGHPDPDVFTDRSEQLAVGLASQTAAALDNARLYQQLQDSHALLETRVDARTRELAEQTVALEAFARFTEAAGTSTDVRTLARQALTVFRRFFAQCSAAYYERSGDHWYAQVWTEDIAPHVVQSITAGVPADAPAFLEAARTHAPVFVDGWEAGEQQVAATEDYGTVALYPMLVAGEIVGMLAVGLLDTRVWTERDRAVVRAAGRSMNLSLERAEVASQLQTQRDTLQARTQALEAFAELTRDLTLEADPHALIRRAQEIILSLLPDGYALYWEREGEHLHVRTQVGQVGSDDLQRQLDAGLPYRTTLTVRRPFESGEPLYQDEYDRGHDGLQGIVEHISTTASLPVQVDGTVQGVIVVGLFGQRRWNDTDRALLDTVTRSLSLTLEGAQKARALQERTQELERSNGELERFAFAASHDLQEPLRTITSFTELIDRRYGPHLDPQGQRYLGIVTQGARRMKGLIDDLLVFSRLNAVREPLQPLNLSGPLQDALSQLQAAVDDAGAQVTWDALPDVMGIPGELTQLLQNLIGNAVKFRRPDAAPRVHVSATRRGGQWEVRVQDNGIGFEAQYAERVFQLFQRLHLRDQYEGTGMGLAIVRKITEHHGGRIWAESTPGQGSAFTFTLPAQPA from the coding sequence ATGACGCGCCTCGATCCCCTGCCCCTTCCCCCGGCCCTGGTGTCCCTGCTGCTGGCCAGCGAGGACGTGATGTTCGTCCTGAACGGCGACGGCGAGTTCGAGTACCTCAACGGCGCGGCCGCCGCCCTGCTGCACCTCGAGGCGCACGAGGCGCTCGGGCGGCCCCTGGAACGCGACTTCCCGCACCTGCTGAGCGAGCAGTGGTACACCGAGAGCCGCCACGTGCGGGCCACGGGGCGCGCGGGAGCCTACGACGCGTTCAGTCCGGCCGTGGGCGGCTGGGTGCGGGTCAGCCTGACCCCACACGTGGGCTCGCTCGCCGTTCACCTGCGCGACGTGTCCTCCATGAAACGCAAGGCGGCGTTGCAGCAGATCACCGCCGACCTCGTCAGGGCCAGCAGCGTTCCGGCGGTCCTGACGGCCGCCCTGACCGGCGCGGTGCCGGTCACGGCCGCGACCGGCGGCGTGGCGCTGCGGCTCACGCCGGGCGGCGACGCCCTGACCTGCGCCACGCCGCCCTGCGCGGACAGTCCGGTCCGCCTGCCGGCCGGTCAGGTTCCGGACCCGTTGCCGCTCGGGCAGGATCATCCGGCCTGCGAGGCGGTGCGCGCCGGGCAGGCGATCTTCGCGCCGGACGGACCGCACGGGCGCGTGGCGGCCCTGCCGCTGAACGTGGACGGACGCCCCTGGGGAGCGCTGCTGCTGACGTTCGGCGCGGCCCGGCCGTTCCCGCCGGCCGAGCGTCAGTTCCTGCTGACCCTGACGCAGCAGTGCACGCAGGCACTGACGCAACTCGAGGCGCGCCGTCACCTGGAAGAGCAGGCCGAGAACCTCACCACCCTCAACCGCGTCGGGCAGACCCTGGCGGCCGAACTGGACCTGCGCAAGCTGGTGCAGGGCGTCACGGACGCCGGCGTGACCCTCACCGGCGCGCAGTTCGGGGCGTTCTTCTACAACCTGACTGACCGCGACCCGGACGGGTACCGCCTGCACGTGCTGTCCGGCGCGCCGCACGAGGCCTTCGCGGAGTTCCCCATGCCGCGCATGACCGGCGTGTTCGGCCCGACCTTCGCGGGGCGGGGGGTCGTCCGGGCCGGTGACATCACCCGCGACGGCCGGTACGGGCAGCTCGGCGGGATGCCGCCCGGTCACCTGCCGGTCCGCAGTTACCTCGCGGTGCCGGTCACGTCCCGTTCCGGCGAGGTGCTGGGCGCGCTGCTGTTCGGGCATCCCGACCCGGACGTGTTCACGGACCGCTCCGAGCAGCTGGCGGTGGGGCTGGCGTCGCAGACGGCCGCCGCGCTGGACAACGCCCGCCTGTACCAGCAGCTTCAGGACAGCCACGCGCTGCTCGAAACGCGGGTGGACGCCCGCACCCGCGAACTGGCCGAGCAGACGGTCGCGCTCGAAGCCTTCGCCCGCTTCACCGAGGCGGCCGGGACCAGCACCGACGTCCGTACCCTGGCGCGGCAGGCACTGACCGTGTTCCGCCGCTTCTTCGCGCAGTGCAGCGCGGCGTACTACGAACGCAGCGGCGACCACTGGTACGCGCAGGTCTGGACCGAGGACATCGCCCCGCACGTCGTGCAGAGCATCACGGCCGGCGTGCCCGCCGACGCGCCGGCCTTCCTGGAAGCGGCGCGCACGCACGCCCCGGTGTTCGTGGACGGCTGGGAGGCCGGGGAGCAGCAGGTGGCCGCGACCGAGGATTACGGCACGGTCGCGCTGTACCCCATGCTGGTGGCGGGCGAGATCGTCGGGATGCTGGCCGTGGGCCTGCTCGATACGCGCGTGTGGACCGAACGCGACCGGGCGGTGGTCCGCGCGGCCGGGCGCAGCATGAACCTGTCACTGGAACGCGCGGAGGTCGCCTCGCAGCTTCAGACGCAGCGCGACACCCTGCAGGCCCGCACGCAGGCGCTCGAGGCCTTCGCGGAACTCACGCGTGACCTGACGCTGGAAGCCGACCCGCACGCCCTGATCCGCCGCGCACAGGAGATCATCCTCTCGCTGCTGCCCGACGGGTACGCCCTGTACTGGGAGCGCGAGGGCGAGCACCTGCACGTCCGCACGCAGGTCGGGCAGGTCGGAAGCGACGACCTGCAACGCCAGCTGGACGCCGGACTGCCCTACCGGACGACCCTGACGGTCCGGCGGCCCTTCGAGTCCGGGGAGCCGCTGTACCAGGACGAGTACGACCGCGGGCACGACGGCCTGCAGGGCATCGTCGAGCACATCAGCACCACCGCCTCACTGCCGGTGCAGGTGGACGGCACCGTGCAGGGCGTGATCGTGGTGGGCCTGTTCGGACAGCGGCGCTGGAACGACACGGACCGCGCGCTGCTCGACACCGTCACCCGCAGCCTCAGCCTGACGCTGGAAGGCGCGCAGAAGGCCCGCGCGCTGCAGGAACGCACGCAGGAACTCGAACGCAGCAACGGCGAACTGGAACGCTTCGCCTTCGCGGCCAGTCACGACCTGCAAGAACCCCTGCGCACCATCACCAGTTTCACGGAACTGATCGACCGGCGGTACGGCCCGCACCTCGACCCGCAGGGTCAGCGCTACCTGGGCATCGTGACGCAGGGCGCGCGGCGCATGAAAGGCCTGATCGACGACCTGCTGGTCTTCTCCCGCCTGAACGCCGTGCGCGAACCGCTGCAACCCCTGAACCTGAGCGGGCCGTTACAGGACGCCCTGTCGCAGTTGCAGGCCGCCGTGGACGACGCCGGCGCGCAGGTCACCTGGGACGCCCTGCCGGACGTGATGGGCATCCCCGGCGAGTTGACGCAGCTGCTGCAGAACCTGATCGGGAACGCCGTGAAGTTCCGCCGTCCGGACGCCGCGCCGCGCGTGCACGTCAGCGCCACGCGGCGCGGCGGGCAGTGGGAGGTGCGCGTGCAGGACAACGGCATCGGCTTCGAGGCGCAGTACGCCGAGCGGGTCTTCCAGCTGTTCCAGCGCCTGCACCTGCGTGATCAGTACGAGGGCACCGGCATGGGCCTCGCCATCGTCCGCAAGATCACCGAACACCACGGCGGGCGCATCTGGGCCGAGTCCACACCCGGACAGGGCAGCGCGTTCACCTTCACGCTGCCCGCCCAGCCCGCCTGA
- a CDS encoding glycosidase encodes MTRLPTRRSTLFTRSDLNPLLSAADWPYPANSVFNAGATLLRDGTTLLLCRVEDFRGLSHLTAARSADGLTDWQIDPAPTLQPSPDHPDEVWGIEDPRITYLPEEDQYAVLYTAYSPAGPGVALALTRDFVTFERRGLIFPPEDKDAAIFPTRFGENWAALHRPVTSSSANIHLSFSENLRHFGDSRSVLEARRGPWWDARKVGLSAPPIRTDEGWLVIYHGVKVTGGGVLYRNGLALLDLHNPSVCLRRSDPWILGPHDLSERVGDVANVVFPCGTVLQPDGDTLRVYYGQADTSIGLATASLSELLRWLRDSSSVPGSTDTGLD; translated from the coding sequence ATGACCCGCCTGCCCACCCGGCGTTCCACGTTGTTCACGCGCAGCGACCTCAACCCGTTGCTGTCCGCTGCCGACTGGCCGTACCCGGCTAACTCGGTGTTCAATGCCGGGGCGACCCTGCTGCGCGACGGCACCACGCTGCTGCTGTGCCGCGTCGAGGATTTCCGGGGCCTGTCGCACCTGACCGCCGCCCGCAGCGCCGACGGCCTCACCGACTGGCAGATCGACCCGGCCCCCACCCTGCAGCCCAGCCCCGACCACCCGGACGAGGTCTGGGGCATCGAGGATCCCCGCATCACGTACCTGCCGGAAGAGGACCAGTACGCCGTGCTGTACACCGCGTACAGTCCTGCTGGACCCGGCGTGGCCCTGGCCCTGACCCGCGACTTCGTGACCTTCGAGCGCCGGGGCCTGATCTTCCCGCCCGAGGACAAGGACGCCGCGATCTTCCCCACCCGGTTCGGGGAGAACTGGGCGGCCCTGCACCGCCCCGTCACGAGTTCCAGCGCGAACATCCACCTGAGTTTCAGCGAGAACCTCCGGCACTTCGGGGACAGCCGCTCGGTCCTCGAAGCCCGGCGCGGCCCCTGGTGGGACGCCCGCAAGGTCGGCCTGTCGGCGCCGCCCATCCGTACCGACGAGGGCTGGCTGGTCATCTACCACGGCGTGAAGGTCACGGGCGGCGGCGTCCTGTACCGCAACGGGCTGGCCCTGCTGGACCTGCACAATCCCAGCGTGTGCCTGCGCCGCAGCGACCCCTGGATCCTCGGGCCGCACGACCTGTCCGAACGGGTCGGAGACGTGGCGAACGTCGTGTTTCCCTGCGGGACCGTGTTGCAGCCGGACGGCGACACCCTGCGCGTGTACTACGGGCAGGCGGATACCAGCATCGGGCTGGCCACCGCCAGCCTCAGCGAACTGCTGCGCTGGCTGCGGGACAGCAGCAGCGTGCCCGGCAGTACGGACACCGGGCTCGACTGA
- a CDS encoding glycosyltransferase family 4 protein, giving the protein MTLPGRPLRVAMLAPIAWRVPPRHYGPWERVVSLLTEELVRQGAQVTLFATADSLTAAALSATAPHGYEERPDAGGAGPDGAALDVKVEEALHLGSLFRQAGQFDVIHNHADFLPLSYAALVGTPMLTTIHGFSGPGILPAYRAAGGGTFVSISDSDRHPDLTYAATIHHGLDLSELTFNPRGGPDLIFFGRMHPDKGAADAIRIARGAGRRLLLAGIVQDHAYFEREVRPHLGAGVQYLGSVGPAERDRLLGGALALLHPIHFDEPFGLSMAEAMACGTPVIAYRRGSVPEVVGVDGGYVIPEGDEAAAVRAVHAAVTFDRRAARARVERLFTAPRMARQYLREYHRLLERPPAVPESGRAARPFTPLAVPS; this is encoded by the coding sequence GTGACCCTGCCCGGCCGTCCGCTGCGGGTGGCGATGCTCGCCCCGATCGCGTGGCGCGTGCCGCCCCGGCACTACGGTCCCTGGGAGCGGGTGGTGAGCCTGCTGACCGAGGAACTCGTGCGGCAGGGAGCGCAGGTCACGCTGTTCGCCACGGCCGACTCGCTCACGGCCGCCGCCCTGAGCGCCACCGCCCCCCACGGGTACGAGGAACGCCCGGACGCCGGCGGCGCAGGCCCGGACGGCGCGGCGCTGGACGTGAAGGTCGAGGAGGCCCTGCACCTGGGCAGCCTGTTCCGGCAGGCCGGGCAGTTCGACGTGATTCACAACCACGCCGACTTCCTGCCGCTCAGTTACGCCGCCCTGGTGGGCACGCCCATGCTGACCACCATTCACGGGTTCTCCGGGCCGGGCATCCTGCCGGCGTACCGCGCCGCCGGGGGCGGGACCTTCGTGTCCATCAGCGACTCGGACCGCCACCCGGACCTCACGTACGCCGCGACCATCCATCACGGCCTGGACCTGAGCGAACTGACCTTCAACCCGCGCGGCGGCCCGGACCTGATCTTCTTCGGGCGGATGCACCCGGACAAGGGCGCCGCCGACGCCATCCGCATCGCGCGGGGGGCCGGACGCCGCCTGCTGCTGGCCGGCATCGTTCAGGACCACGCGTACTTCGAGCGGGAAGTCCGGCCGCACCTGGGCGCGGGCGTGCAGTACCTCGGGTCGGTCGGCCCGGCCGAACGCGACCGGCTGCTGGGCGGCGCGCTGGCCCTGCTGCATCCCATTCACTTCGACGAGCCGTTCGGCCTGAGCATGGCCGAGGCCATGGCCTGCGGCACGCCCGTCATCGCGTACCGGCGCGGCAGTGTTCCCGAGGTGGTCGGCGTGGACGGCGGGTACGTGATCCCCGAGGGGGACGAGGCGGCGGCCGTGCGGGCCGTGCACGCCGCCGTGACCTTCGACCGCCGCGCGGCGCGCGCGCGGGTCGAGCGGCTGTTCACGGCGCCGCGCATGGCCCGGCAGTACCTGCGCGAATACCACCGCCTGCTGGAACGCCCCCCGGCCGTCCCGGAGTCGGGCCGCGCGGCGCGCCCGTTCACGCCCCTTGCGGTGCCCTCATGA